From a region of the Rhodococcus sp. 4CII genome:
- a CDS encoding adenosine deaminase produces the protein MTALDLSALRRAPKVLLHDHLDGGLRPETVLELARDCGYDALPADTAPALATWFREAADSGSLERYLETFAHTVAVMQTPVGLERVARECAEDLADDGVVYAEVRFAPEQHLEEGLTLDEVVEQVLLGFEAGESAAEVRGQNIRVGVLLTAMRHAARSREIAELAIRFRDRGVVGFDIAGAEAGNPPSRHLDAFEYMRGSNAHFTIHAGEAFGLPSIHEAIAFCGTDRLGHGVRITDDITIGPDGVPVLGKLANYVRDKRIPLELCPSSNVQTGAVDALENHPFDLLARLRFRVTVNTDNRLMSDTSMSREMLRLVETFGYGWTDLERYTINAMKSAFIPFDQRLQLIDEVIKPGFAVLVG, from the coding sequence ATGACCGCACTGGATCTGTCGGCCCTGCGCCGAGCGCCGAAGGTGTTGCTGCACGACCATCTCGACGGAGGCCTCCGGCCCGAGACGGTTCTCGAACTGGCCCGCGACTGCGGCTACGACGCGCTGCCCGCCGACACGGCGCCCGCGCTCGCCACGTGGTTCCGGGAGGCCGCCGACAGCGGTTCGCTCGAGCGATACCTCGAGACGTTCGCGCACACGGTCGCCGTCATGCAGACGCCGGTCGGGCTCGAACGGGTGGCCCGCGAATGCGCCGAGGATCTCGCCGACGACGGTGTGGTCTACGCCGAGGTCCGTTTCGCGCCCGAGCAGCACCTCGAGGAGGGGCTGACGCTGGACGAGGTGGTGGAACAGGTGCTGCTCGGATTCGAGGCGGGGGAGTCCGCGGCGGAGGTGCGCGGTCAGAACATCCGGGTCGGGGTTCTGCTCACGGCGATGCGGCACGCGGCGCGGTCCCGGGAGATCGCGGAACTGGCGATCCGGTTCCGGGACCGCGGCGTCGTCGGGTTCGACATCGCCGGCGCCGAGGCCGGCAATCCGCCCAGCCGCCACCTCGACGCTTTCGAGTACATGCGGGGCAGCAACGCGCATTTCACGATTCACGCGGGTGAAGCGTTCGGTCTGCCGTCCATTCACGAGGCCATCGCGTTCTGCGGCACCGACCGCCTCGGTCACGGGGTCCGGATCACCGACGACATCACCATCGGCCCCGACGGCGTCCCGGTCCTCGGCAAGCTGGCGAACTATGTGCGGGACAAGAGGATTCCTCTCGAACTGTGTCCCAGTTCCAATGTCCAGACCGGGGCGGTGGACGCACTCGAGAACCATCCGTTCGACCTGCTCGCCCGGTTGCGGTTCCGGGTCACCGTCAACACCGACAACCGGCTGATGAGCGACACGAGCATGAGCCGGGAGATGCTCCGGCTCGTCGAGACGTTCGGTTACGGCTGGACGGACCTCGAGCGGTACACCATCAACGCGATGAAGTCGGCCTTCATCCCGTTCGATCAGCGGCTGCAGTTGATCGACGAGGTGATCAAGCCGGGATTCGCGGTGCTGGTGGGCTGA
- a CDS encoding thymidine phosphorylase, with protein MHDASSIIAAKRDGRELSGAEIDWVVEAFTRGVVADEQMSALAMAIFFRGMTREEVSRWTTAMISSGRRLDFTHLGRPTVDKHSTGGVGDKITLPLAPLVAACGAAVPQLSGRGLGHTGGTLDKLESIPGWRADLDTAEMAEILSDPAVGAVVCAAGADLAPADRRLYALRDVTGTVESIPLIASSIMSKKIAEGTGALVLDVKVGSGAFMKKLDDARELAQTMVDLGSDAGVRTMAVLTAMDAPLGHTAGNALEVRESLEVLAGGGPSDVVELTLELAREMLKAAGIDGVDPADKLRDGSAMDRWRKMISAQGGDPGAPLPTARHTEVLLSESDGVVCGLDAMAVGLAAWRLGAGRARQGEPVQAGAGIELHAKPGETVSVGTPLVTLHTDTPERFAAAKAALSEAWTVVADAPPVIAPLVIERIEDPSR; from the coding sequence ATGCATGACGCCTCGTCGATCATCGCCGCCAAACGCGACGGCAGGGAACTGTCCGGGGCAGAGATCGACTGGGTGGTGGAGGCATTCACCCGGGGTGTCGTGGCCGACGAGCAGATGTCGGCGCTGGCCATGGCGATCTTCTTCCGCGGAATGACGCGCGAGGAGGTGAGCCGCTGGACCACGGCGATGATCTCGTCCGGTCGTCGCCTCGACTTCACCCATCTGGGCAGGCCCACCGTGGACAAACACTCGACCGGTGGTGTCGGCGACAAGATCACGCTGCCGCTCGCCCCGCTGGTCGCCGCGTGTGGTGCCGCCGTGCCGCAGCTGTCGGGACGCGGGCTCGGGCACACCGGCGGAACGCTCGACAAGCTCGAGTCGATCCCCGGGTGGCGCGCCGACCTCGACACCGCCGAGATGGCCGAGATCCTGTCCGACCCCGCCGTCGGAGCGGTCGTCTGCGCCGCCGGGGCAGACCTGGCACCGGCGGACCGGCGGTTGTACGCGCTGCGCGACGTCACCGGGACGGTCGAGTCGATCCCCCTGATCGCCAGCTCGATCATGAGCAAGAAGATCGCCGAAGGCACCGGCGCGCTCGTGCTCGACGTGAAGGTGGGGTCGGGTGCGTTCATGAAGAAACTCGACGACGCGCGCGAACTCGCGCAGACGATGGTCGACCTCGGGAGCGACGCCGGAGTGCGGACGATGGCGGTGCTCACGGCGATGGACGCACCGCTCGGTCACACCGCGGGCAACGCCCTCGAAGTGCGGGAATCGCTGGAGGTGCTGGCCGGGGGCGGCCCGTCCGACGTCGTGGAGCTGACGCTCGAACTCGCGCGAGAAATGTTGAAGGCGGCCGGAATCGACGGTGTCGACCCAGCGGACAAGCTGCGCGACGGGTCGGCCATGGATCGCTGGCGGAAGATGATCTCCGCCCAGGGCGGGGATCCCGGCGCCCCGCTGCCGACCGCCCGGCACACCGAGGTGCTGCTCTCCGAGTCGGATGGCGTGGTGTGCGGACTCGATGCCATGGCGGTCGGACTCGCCGCCTGGCGGCTCGGCGCGGGCCGTGCCAGGCAGGGCGAACCGGTGCAGGCGGGGGCGGGCATCGAACTGCATGCGAAGCCGGGGGAGACCGTGTCGGTGGGAACCCCGCTCGTCACGCTGCACACCGACACGCCCGAACGGTTCGCCGCCGCGAAAGCCGCACTTTCCGAAGCCTGGACGGTGGTCGCCGACGCGCCGCCGGTCATCGCGCCGCTCGTCATCGAGCGGATCGAGGATCCGTCACGCTAA
- a CDS encoding cytidine deaminase gives MGEIEWKLLRANAREVMERAYAPYSGFPVGAAALVDDGRIVVGCNVENVSYGLGLCAECVLVGNLFAGGGGRLIAFTCCDARGDILMPCGRCRQILFEHGGPGLLVDHRAGARPLEQLLPDAFGPEEKGRISHA, from the coding sequence ATGGGCGAGATCGAGTGGAAACTGTTGCGCGCCAACGCGCGTGAGGTGATGGAGCGGGCCTATGCGCCCTACTCCGGGTTCCCGGTGGGCGCGGCCGCGCTCGTCGACGATGGACGAATCGTCGTCGGATGCAATGTGGAAAATGTCTCATACGGTCTGGGGCTCTGCGCCGAGTGTGTACTGGTCGGTAACTTGTTTGCGGGCGGCGGAGGCCGATTAATCGCCTTCACCTGCTGTGACGCGAGGGGCGACATACTCATGCCGTGCGGACGCTGCCGGCAGATTCTCTTCGAGCACGGCGGTCCCGGACTGCTCGTCGACCACCGGGCCGGCGCGCGACCACTGGAACAGCTGCTGCCGGACGCTTTCGGTCCGGAGGAGAAGGGGAGAATCAGCCATGCATGA
- the sdhC gene encoding succinate dehydrogenase, cytochrome b556 subunit gives MSTTTEAAPAKERTRSLYRGDPGMWSWVLHRITGVMTFFFLFVHVLDTALVRVNPDTYDSVIETYKNPIVGLMELALVAAVLYHALNGVRVMLVDFWSKGPQYQRLMLWVILAIWFLVMIPGAGRIFYNMFAGH, from the coding sequence ATGAGTACTACGACTGAAGCCGCTCCGGCCAAGGAGCGCACACGGTCGCTTTACCGGGGCGACCCCGGAATGTGGTCCTGGGTATTGCACCGGATCACAGGCGTAATGACGTTCTTCTTCCTATTCGTGCACGTGCTGGATACCGCGCTGGTGCGTGTGAATCCCGACACGTACGACAGTGTCATCGAGACCTACAAGAACCCGATCGTCGGGCTCATGGAGCTCGCTCTCGTCGCCGCGGTGCTGTACCACGCACTGAACGGCGTCCGGGTGATGCTGGTGGACTTCTGGTCCAAGGGACCGCAGTACCAGCGCCTGATGCTCTGGGTAATCCTCGCGATCTGGTTCCTGGTGATGATCCCGGGCGCCGGCCGCATCTTCTACAACATGTTTGCGGGGCACTGA
- a CDS encoding succinate dehydrogenase hydrophobic membrane anchor subunit, with protein sequence MTTEAKSLGKTYDRPASLDNPRSPRRSAKNNFELYAWLFMRFSGLALIFLVLGHLFIMLMLDDGVHRINFAFVAGRWSSPFWQFWDLTMLWLAQLHGGNGLRTVIADYSRKDSTRFWLTTILVLSMILIMGLGTYVIFTFDPNISAS encoded by the coding sequence ATGACGACAGAAGCCAAGAGTCTCGGCAAGACCTATGATCGTCCCGCCAGCCTGGACAACCCGCGCTCACCGCGCCGCAGCGCGAAGAACAACTTCGAGCTGTACGCCTGGCTGTTCATGCGGTTCTCCGGACTCGCACTGATCTTCCTCGTGCTCGGCCACCTCTTCATCATGCTGATGCTCGACGACGGCGTGCACCGCATCAACTTCGCGTTCGTCGCGGGCCGCTGGTCCAGCCCGTTCTGGCAGTTCTGGGACCTCACCATGCTGTGGCTTGCCCAGCTGCACGGCGGTAACGGACTCCGCACGGTCATCGCGGACTACTCCCGCAAGGACTCCACGCGCTTCTGGCTGACCACGATCCTCGTTCTCTCGATGATCCTGATCATGGGCCTGGGCACGTACGTCATCTTCACCTTCGACCCCAATATCTCGGCGAGCTAG
- the sdhA gene encoding succinate dehydrogenase flavoprotein subunit: MQEHRYDVVIVGAGGAGMRAAIEAGPRARTAVLTKLYPTRSHTGAAQGGMCAALANVEEDNWEWHTFDTVKGGDYLADQDAVEIMAKEAIDAVLDLEKMGLPFNRTPEGKIDQRRFGGHTRDHGKAPVRRACYAADRTGHMILQTLYQNCVKHDVEFFNEFYALDIAITETENGPVATGVIAYELATGEIHVFHAKSIVFATGGSGRMYKTTSNAHTLTGDGMGIIFRKGLPLEDMEFHQFHPTGLAGLGILISEAVRGEGGILRNADGERFMERYAPTIKDLAPRDIVARSMVLEVLEGRGAGPNKDYVYIDVTHIPEEVLDEKLPDIMEFSRTYLGVDPVKEPVPVYPTCHYVMGGIPTRINGEVLRNNDEIVQGLYAAGECACVSVHGANRLGTNSLLDINVFGRRAGIAAAEHANNSEFVDLPETPEKMVDEWMATILSDHGHERVADIRSELQQSMDNNASVFRTEERLTQALKDVRALKERYNHITVQDKGKRYNSDLLEAVELGFLLEMAEVTVVGALNRKESRGGHAREDFPDRNDAEYMKHTMAYKEGDGLLSDIRLDYKPVVQTRYEPMERKY; encoded by the coding sequence ATGCAGGAACACCGTTATGACGTGGTCATCGTCGGTGCCGGCGGCGCCGGCATGCGCGCAGCGATCGAGGCCGGTCCCCGCGCCCGCACCGCGGTACTGACCAAGCTCTACCCCACCCGCAGCCACACCGGCGCGGCCCAGGGCGGCATGTGCGCCGCGCTGGCGAACGTGGAGGAAGACAACTGGGAGTGGCACACCTTCGACACGGTCAAGGGCGGCGACTACCTCGCCGACCAGGACGCCGTCGAGATCATGGCCAAGGAGGCCATCGACGCGGTGCTCGACCTCGAGAAGATGGGTCTGCCGTTCAACCGCACGCCCGAGGGCAAGATCGACCAGCGTCGTTTCGGTGGTCACACCCGCGATCACGGTAAGGCCCCCGTGCGCCGCGCATGTTATGCCGCGGACCGCACCGGTCACATGATCCTGCAGACGCTGTACCAGAACTGCGTCAAGCACGACGTGGAGTTCTTCAACGAGTTCTACGCTCTCGACATCGCGATCACCGAGACCGAGAACGGCCCCGTCGCCACCGGCGTCATCGCCTACGAGCTGGCCACCGGCGAGATCCACGTCTTCCACGCGAAGTCCATCGTGTTCGCCACCGGCGGCTCGGGACGCATGTACAAGACGACGTCCAACGCGCACACCCTCACCGGTGACGGCATGGGCATCATCTTCCGCAAGGGCCTTCCGCTGGAGGACATGGAGTTCCACCAGTTCCATCCGACGGGCCTGGCCGGTCTCGGCATCCTCATCTCCGAGGCCGTGCGCGGTGAGGGCGGCATCCTTCGCAACGCCGACGGCGAACGGTTCATGGAGCGCTACGCCCCCACCATCAAGGACCTCGCGCCCCGTGACATCGTCGCGCGGTCGATGGTGCTCGAGGTGCTCGAGGGCCGCGGCGCGGGACCGAACAAGGATTACGTCTACATCGACGTGACCCACATCCCCGAGGAAGTCCTCGACGAGAAGCTCCCCGACATCATGGAGTTCTCCCGAACCTACCTCGGCGTCGACCCCGTCAAGGAACCCGTGCCGGTGTACCCCACCTGCCACTACGTCATGGGCGGCATCCCCACCAGGATCAACGGTGAGGTGCTGCGCAACAACGACGAGATCGTCCAGGGCCTGTACGCCGCCGGCGAATGCGCCTGCGTCTCCGTCCACGGCGCCAACCGCCTCGGCACCAACTCGCTACTCGACATCAACGTGTTCGGACGCCGCGCCGGCATCGCCGCCGCCGAGCACGCCAACAACAGCGAGTTCGTCGACCTGCCCGAGACGCCCGAGAAGATGGTCGACGAGTGGATGGCCACCATCCTCTCGGACCACGGCCACGAGCGTGTCGCGGACATCCGCAGCGAACTGCAGCAGTCGATGGACAACAACGCCTCGGTGTTCCGTACCGAAGAGCGCCTCACCCAGGCACTCAAGGACGTGCGCGCCCTCAAGGAGCGCTACAACCACATCACGGTGCAGGACAAGGGCAAGCGTTACAACAGCGATCTGCTCGAGGCCGTCGAGCTCGGCTTCCTCCTCGAAATGGCGGAGGTCACCGTCGTCGGTGCACTGAACCGCAAGGAATCGCGTGGCGGCCACGCCCGCGAGGACTTCCCGGACCGCAACGACGCCGAGTACATGAAGCACACGATGGCATACAAGGAGGGCGACGGCCTGCTCTCCGACATCCGTCTCGACTACAAGCC